Proteins from a genomic interval of Clostridium sp. AN503:
- a CDS encoding LacI family DNA-binding transcriptional regulator yields the protein MNSTIVDIARKANVSIATVSRVMNGTGQVSEKTRKKVQKVIDENHYVPNSVARSLVMKSTRIFGVIVADILNPFYAEIIRSIQDEVDKAGYSIITCNSDEDMEKEKQCIQMLMEKHVDAIILAGGRGKGEFFNAHVHAAARQVPVVLVNEHLDGENIYSIVCNKKKGAFLGVNYLLELGHEKIAMITGYEDYKPSIEKLNGYKKALKEAGIPFRKEYVTYGDYHPDGGSKNVRELMELPNQPTAILAANDLMAMGAVRTLCDMGYRVPEDVSVVGFDDITMNQYFMPALTSIRQEMRLQGQMAVELLNQLFREETGIRKKQVVEPTLVIRNTCAAPKKES from the coding sequence ATGAACAGTACGATTGTTGATATAGCCCGGAAAGCGAATGTATCCATTGCAACCGTATCCCGGGTGATGAATGGGACGGGGCAGGTTTCAGAAAAGACAAGGAAAAAGGTGCAGAAGGTCATCGATGAGAACCATTATGTGCCGAACAGTGTGGCGCGCAGCCTGGTGATGAAATCCACCAGGATCTTCGGCGTGATCGTAGCCGATATTTTGAACCCGTTTTATGCGGAGATCATACGGTCCATACAGGATGAGGTTGACAAGGCCGGGTATTCCATCATCACATGCAACTCGGATGAGGATATGGAGAAGGAAAAGCAGTGTATCCAGATGCTGATGGAGAAGCATGTGGATGCCATCATTCTGGCAGGCGGACGCGGCAAGGGGGAATTTTTTAATGCCCATGTGCATGCGGCAGCCAGACAGGTCCCCGTAGTGCTGGTCAATGAACACCTGGATGGGGAGAATATTTATTCCATCGTATGCAACAAGAAAAAAGGCGCGTTTTTAGGGGTTAATTATCTTTTGGAGCTGGGACATGAGAAGATTGCGATGATCACCGGATATGAGGATTACAAGCCCAGCATCGAGAAGCTGAACGGATATAAGAAGGCTTTAAAGGAAGCGGGGATCCCGTTTCGGAAGGAGTATGTCACTTACGGGGATTACCATCCCGACGGCGGGAGCAAAAACGTGAGGGAACTGATGGAGCTTCCCAATCAGCCCACGGCGATCCTGGCAGCCAACGATCTGATGGCCATGGGGGCGGTCCGGACTCTGTGCGATATGGGGTATCGCGTTCCGGAGGATGTGTCGGTGGTGGGGTTTGATGATATTACCATGAATCAGTATTTTATGCCGGCGCTCACCAGTATCCGCCAGGAGATGAGGCTGCAGGGCCAGATGGCGGTGGAACTTTTAAACCAGCTGTTCAGGGAGGAAACGGGGATCAGGAAGAAGCAGGTGGTTGAACCGACGCTGGTGATCAGAAACACATGCGCGGCTCCGAAGAAAGAGAGCTGA
- a CDS encoding extracellular solute-binding protein, translated as MMKKKYAWMSAILIGTMMLGGCGQSASPEAGQTPGEKKVITIWYEGGDARLPFFKAVEAEMQKDHPEYSINAVTFDNSTFMTKVLQATTATGGVDLVFNDASRILEIDQQTDHGFMDLTEVLEANPNKDLVTDGDRLLSSVEGALTVMPVNRTIAGLGVKTDVAGVEVNEDTMPVDWDRFKALGEAYQKAGIPGFTMHLGADPGQAFNLFMCGSGMKDVLLNGVPESQIGKNKEYFTEIISIYAGEHAFWDKDAPSEDFAAMYNKIQSGSVGMFRVGNWNAGNWDKEDSGVGEYTVTTFPSMNGTEGGLVLLNTRGFAIPKNAENAEAAKTYLSYVLDKEPQTKSFETMGSCIDNSVVDQGTLTKNQKIFFDGDVKMYPIDNYVAEFSYYNAIKDAYEKGLINAFNSKSGDEIPANVDKLDENITKVIGESK; from the coding sequence ATGATGAAAAAGAAATATGCGTGGATGTCTGCAATATTAATTGGAACCATGATGCTTGGCGGCTGCGGCCAGTCCGCCTCTCCCGAGGCAGGGCAGACGCCCGGAGAGAAAAAAGTGATAACGATCTGGTATGAGGGCGGCGACGCCAGGCTGCCGTTTTTTAAAGCGGTGGAGGCGGAAATGCAGAAGGACCACCCTGAGTACTCGATCAATGCGGTCACATTTGACAACAGTACGTTTATGACCAAGGTCCTTCAGGCAACGACGGCTACCGGGGGAGTAGACCTGGTGTTTAACGACGCTTCCCGTATCCTGGAGATCGACCAGCAGACGGATCACGGTTTTATGGATCTTACCGAGGTCCTGGAGGCCAATCCCAACAAGGATCTGGTGACGGACGGCGACAGGCTTCTGTCTTCTGTGGAGGGTGCTCTGACGGTTATGCCGGTGAACCGCACCATAGCGGGACTGGGCGTAAAAACGGATGTGGCTGGAGTTGAGGTGAACGAGGACACCATGCCGGTGGACTGGGACCGGTTTAAGGCTCTTGGAGAGGCGTATCAGAAAGCAGGGATACCGGGATTTACCATGCATCTCGGGGCGGACCCCGGACAGGCCTTCAACTTGTTTATGTGCGGCTCCGGCATGAAGGACGTATTGTTAAACGGCGTTCCGGAGAGCCAGATTGGAAAAAATAAAGAGTATTTCACAGAGATCATATCTATTTATGCGGGGGAACATGCATTTTGGGATAAGGATGCCCCAAGTGAAGATTTTGCGGCCATGTATAACAAGATCCAGAGCGGCAGCGTAGGCATGTTCCGTGTGGGCAACTGGAATGCCGGCAATTGGGACAAGGAAGACAGCGGGGTGGGAGAATACACAGTTACCACATTCCCGAGCATGAATGGAACCGAGGGCGGGCTGGTCTTATTGAACACCAGAGGGTTTGCGATCCCGAAAAATGCGGAGAACGCCGAGGCGGCCAAAACCTATTTAAGCTATGTGCTGGATAAAGAACCTCAGACCAAAAGCTTTGAGACCATGGGATCCTGTATCGACAACAGCGTAGTAGATCAGGGCACGCTCACCAAGAACCAGAAGATCTTTTTCGACGGGGATGTAAAGATGTATCCCATCGATAATTATGTGGCGGAATTTTCGTACTATAATGCGATCAAGGACGCCTATGAGAAGGGCCTGATCAATGCGTTCAATTCCAAATCCGGAGATGAGATCCCGGCAAATGTGGATAAGCTTGATGAGAATATAACGAAGGTAATCGGGGAAAGCAAATAA
- a CDS encoding sugar ABC transporter permease, protein MRYRLGLIKKFWPLYLFIGGFGVLSVIFGLYPLLKSMVLSLVDSHTVFTSPKFVGIDNYIRIFRDPYFWNSFRVTVIFTVCSVTLNLVSALLLAQLLSYKGIKRGLLLFKLAVFIPFITPDVVGAVVWKQFFNSNGALNQLLGLLGLEPVGWLTTGWIAVCVLIFIELWKHVGLYTIIFLTNYQLIDTTMYEAADIDGATSWQRYRYITLPTLKPAFVLNCVYAVIQFMKTYTVSRIITFGGPNYATNFVSYYAYTNYEKMDFGAATAIATVLFLVIIILTLVGMKLGGDENER, encoded by the coding sequence GTGAGATATCGACTGGGTCTTATTAAAAAATTTTGGCCGCTGTATCTGTTTATCGGGGGTTTCGGAGTCTTGTCGGTGATCTTCGGACTGTATCCGCTGCTGAAGAGCATGGTACTGTCGCTGGTGGATTCCCATACGGTGTTCACCTCACCGAAGTTTGTGGGAATAGACAATTATATCAGGATATTCCGGGATCCCTATTTTTGGAATTCGTTTCGTGTGACGGTGATCTTTACGGTCTGTTCTGTGACGCTCAATCTGGTGAGCGCGCTTCTGCTTGCACAGCTTCTTTCCTATAAGGGGATCAAGCGCGGACTGCTCTTGTTCAAGCTGGCGGTATTTATTCCGTTTATCACGCCGGATGTGGTGGGCGCCGTCGTGTGGAAACAGTTTTTCAACTCCAATGGAGCGTTGAACCAGCTGCTTGGCCTGCTGGGACTTGAGCCGGTGGGATGGCTGACCACCGGGTGGATCGCGGTCTGTGTGCTGATCTTTATCGAGCTGTGGAAGCACGTGGGACTGTATACGATCATTTTCCTGACCAACTATCAGCTGATCGATACGACCATGTATGAGGCCGCAGATATTGATGGGGCAACTTCCTGGCAGAGGTACCGCTATATCACGCTTCCGACTTTAAAGCCTGCGTTTGTGCTCAACTGTGTCTATGCGGTCATTCAGTTTATGAAGACGTACACCGTATCCAGGATCATAACCTTTGGCGGCCCTAATTATGCGACGAATTTTGTTTCTTATTATGCGTACACCAACTATGAGAAAATGGATTTTGGAGCGGCTACGGCGATCGCAACGGTACTGTTTCTGGTGATCATCATACTGACACTGGTGGGAATGAAGTTAGGAGGGGACGAAAATGAGAGATAA
- a CDS encoding carbohydrate ABC transporter permease has product MRDKKLVTVLVYALLIGITVIMIYPFVWMLFGSFKSNTEIIQNPLALLPKKWSLDGYRAIASLGGYSIWHYFVNSVIISVGTTVLVVLSTALGGYALYRKRDLPLFGFFEKVFLISLMYPAVLLLIPLYVIIVESKVLYGTGNFWGIILASATGAWGAALPFFLFKQFFASVPYSLVEAATIDGASETAIFFKVMCPVMKPVFSTSVLISFLTSWGLWLPVLMLSKDMSTYTLAAMLVNLNSDLGVDLSQTAALSTVVTIPVVLIFLLTQRKVMEGIAAGSVKG; this is encoded by the coding sequence ATGAGAGATAAGAAGCTGGTTACGGTCCTGGTATATGCGCTGCTGATCGGCATTACCGTTATCATGATCTATCCGTTTGTATGGATGCTGTTCGGCTCCTTCAAATCGAATACGGAGATCATCCAGAATCCCCTGGCGCTTCTGCCGAAAAAATGGTCTCTGGACGGATACCGGGCGATCGCTTCTTTGGGCGGTTATTCCATCTGGCATTATTTTGTAAACAGTGTGATCATTTCGGTAGGGACGACGGTGCTGGTGGTATTGTCCACGGCCCTGGGCGGTTACGCCCTGTACCGGAAACGGGATCTGCCCCTGTTTGGATTTTTTGAGAAGGTATTTTTGATCAGTTTGATGTATCCGGCGGTACTCCTTCTCATACCGCTTTATGTGATCATTGTGGAAAGTAAGGTTTTATATGGGACCGGGAATTTCTGGGGGATCATTTTAGCTTCCGCTACGGGTGCGTGGGGAGCGGCTCTTCCGTTTTTCCTGTTCAAGCAGTTTTTCGCTTCGGTCCCCTATTCCCTGGTAGAAGCGGCTACGATCGACGGAGCTTCAGAAACGGCGATCTTCTTCAAAGTCATGTGCCCGGTGATGAAGCCGGTATTCTCCACTTCAGTGCTGATCTCGTTTTTGACCAGCTGGGGATTGTGGCTGCCGGTGCTGATGCTGTCTAAGGATATGAGTACGTATACGCTGGCCGCCATGCTGGTGAACCTGAATTCGGATCTGGGAGTGGATCTGTCTCAGACTGCCGCATTGTCAACGGTTGTGACGATTCCCGTGGTATTGATCTTTTTGCTGACGCAGAGAAAGGTCATGGAGGGGATCGCGGCTGGTAGTGTAAAAGGTTAA
- a CDS encoding glycoside hydrolase family 2 TIM barrel-domain containing protein encodes MGKMLEDYDHLLNIDYKRPYLLPLTGPESLIHTGGRKKVRLDGVWNFSLDVYDTFLRKKFFEERYHDEEGRDIPVDCEFDQWEKTPVPSCFNVQKEAYTYYEGTGVYTRRFQYHGNGTGRTFLRIGAANYESSVWLNGEQIARHEGGFTPYMVEVTGKLKAENRIIITADNTRKLEQIPSVNYDWFNYGGVFRSVELVETPLRYIKSVFVYLVPDGQYDKICLQAETSGFEAGERLRLEIPELGIGQEFILDGHGKVKEVVCAKPRLWSCEDPYLYEIAVSAGEDRVEDRVGFRQVSTEGTHILLNGRRIFLKGVCCHEESLEHGRALDDEERLQILHTAKELGCNVMRLSHYPHSERMAQLADELGIMLWEEIPVYWALMFQEKATYTAAANQLGELILRDRNRASVILWGIGNENPDTDERLEFMSSLNRLAKELDPSRLTTAACLVNIDSMKVQDRLAACVDVVAINEYYGWYYRDYLGLKKILEQSKLDRPLVISETGADAVAGQFGDEEELFTENHQSKMYQKQFELSDGYVEGIFPWILFDFRSPVRLNPKQGGFNKKGLAAADKKYKKMAFETVKEYFSRK; translated from the coding sequence ATGGGTAAAATGCTGGAGGATTACGATCATTTACTGAATATCGATTATAAAAGGCCATACCTGCTTCCGCTTACCGGGCCGGAGAGCCTGATCCATACGGGCGGGAGAAAAAAGGTAAGGCTGGACGGGGTGTGGAATTTCAGCCTGGATGTGTATGATACATTTCTCAGAAAGAAGTTTTTTGAGGAGAGGTATCACGACGAAGAGGGCAGGGACATCCCTGTGGACTGCGAGTTTGACCAGTGGGAGAAGACGCCGGTACCGTCCTGCTTCAATGTGCAGAAGGAGGCCTACACCTATTATGAGGGAACCGGCGTTTACACCAGAAGGTTCCAGTATCATGGAAATGGGACCGGCAGGACGTTTTTGCGGATCGGGGCTGCGAATTATGAGAGCAGTGTGTGGCTTAACGGGGAGCAGATTGCCAGGCACGAGGGCGGATTTACGCCCTACATGGTGGAGGTGACGGGGAAGCTTAAGGCAGAAAACCGGATCATCATCACGGCGGACAATACAAGAAAGCTGGAGCAGATCCCTTCGGTCAACTATGACTGGTTTAATTACGGCGGTGTGTTCCGGAGCGTGGAACTGGTCGAGACCCCGCTGCGGTATATCAAATCCGTGTTTGTGTATCTGGTTCCGGACGGACAGTATGACAAGATCTGTCTGCAGGCAGAGACGTCCGGCTTTGAGGCCGGGGAACGGCTCAGGCTGGAGATCCCGGAGCTGGGCATTGGACAGGAGTTTATCCTGGACGGGCACGGGAAGGTGAAGGAAGTGGTATGCGCCAAACCCAGGCTGTGGAGCTGTGAGGATCCGTATCTGTATGAGATCGCGGTGAGCGCCGGTGAAGACCGTGTGGAGGACCGGGTCGGTTTTCGACAGGTCAGCACAGAAGGAACACATATTTTGCTCAATGGCAGGCGGATTTTCTTAAAAGGGGTCTGCTGCCACGAGGAGAGTCTGGAACATGGCCGGGCCCTGGACGATGAGGAGCGGCTGCAGATTCTTCACACGGCGAAGGAGTTGGGCTGCAATGTGATGCGGCTGTCCCATTATCCGCACAGTGAGCGGATGGCGCAGCTGGCGGATGAGTTGGGGATCATGCTGTGGGAGGAGATACCGGTATACTGGGCGCTGATGTTTCAGGAAAAGGCGACTTACACGGCGGCGGCGAACCAGCTTGGGGAACTGATCCTGCGGGACCGCAACCGGGCCAGCGTGATCCTGTGGGGGATCGGCAACGAGAATCCGGACACGGATGAGCGTCTGGAATTCATGAGCTCTTTAAACCGCCTGGCAAAGGAGCTTGATCCGAGCCGCCTTACCACGGCAGCCTGTCTGGTGAATATTGATTCCATGAAGGTGCAGGACCGGCTGGCCGCCTGTGTGGACGTGGTGGCGATCAATGAATATTATGGCTGGTACTACAGGGATTACCTGGGGCTAAAAAAGATCCTGGAGCAGTCAAAGCTGGACCGTCCCCTGGTGATCTCGGAGACAGGGGCGGATGCGGTGGCCGGACAGTTCGGAGACGAGGAAGAGCTGTTTACGGAAAATCATCAGAGCAAGATGTACCAGAAGCAGTTTGAACTGTCTGATGGATACGTGGAAGGGATCTTTCCCTGGATCTTGTTTGATTTCCGCTCCCCGGTGCGGCTGAATCCGAAACAGGGAGGGTTTAATAAGAAAGGGCTGGCAGCGGCGGATAAAAAGTATAAGAAAATGGCGTTTGAGACAGTGAAAGAGTATTTTAGCAGAAAGTAG
- a CDS encoding S-layer homology domain-containing protein, with product MKRKWKRTLSIVLSVAMLFSMTGMNTVFALEGGPAVGASGLCEHHKEHTADCGYTEGTPGTPCTHEHTDECYREATDCTHTHTDECYGDEIPTATDSGAVEPVNCAHICDEESGCVAEELDCQHEHDGDCGYTEGTPGTPCAFVCGECANDKVNGGEADRDDCLDHSGQPGPTPTSCTRTDGCTLEDGHEGDCDGAVTASPLAAPAASDTYAVTLNIYMDNVAETGSYSNIFTLKLKDNKATTVQMTDTGATRTASVPNGIWEVHMAGGGYTGVDITVNGGAVTGRFDQYSLSPSISYTGTVNSATLSATVTGPGGESGEISAASNTVFFRGDKVVFTATGEGADSYTYEWSGTHGDSPITGTGQTLTIDAVEGKIELAVTLTGGASTTVTTAEALKTALEADTPATISVTENIAGLGGSYTVGADHTLEIADGKTVSTGNNTLTIPVGKTLTLTGTGTLEISATDTSKITIFVLGTLKLSSGSRLVVANSGQSSIGVSLSTPLSDASGILESDGGIITISNSGETSSGISGLIDRNSATLTLTGGSLMVENTAGYGIDSVKNVTIAGGCILTLANEGTNISGIQLDEVSVTESTVNIINTVGNGLRIEELTMDGCTVTVANSGGNGIDMLPRWEGGAFNLKDSTLTLKNTGGTGLNIGSHKKLIIDNATVTMEATAPSGGRALWVSAIDASVVGMDSETLTLVEGVILNLGGTEIFSDRGSVYHGRDDVTVTAENGPATNKTLTAGDYIWDGTYFTKKSDATWNGDGGLINIADGDTVAITNTATGTLAIPAGATVTIVGTVTDAKPVSLNLGAGAKVIWAASYTGSCDNGPLVRTSGSITSTIEITGAIINTGTTNAAAISVSGDAVVTGGTVSGQLYGVYAENVTINTRSTITSTSDAAIQATNDVIINGGTITGGSENGNAAMVVYNGSITLAGGMIIANPGARAVSSGTIVVTGNVAIHGTVGGTDSWPATITVNAGGTLTVPQSGTLIVNNTGTITNNGVIVNDGTIVNNGTITNHSGSTYTGATPTGTGTFTPPPSSDTYALTVTDGTGGGSYAEGATVTITANAATDGQRFKEWSISPEVTFAEGTSKASQTAKFTMPAQAVNATVAYESIPAGATAVTGVTLNKSSLSLYSNSTPNTAALTATVSPADATDKTMTWASGNTAVATVDQNGKVTAVGNGTATITVTTTDGGYTASCTVSVSTYTSSGGSGGGGGGSSSSRGTTTATPTDPGKPDTATNAETKVTPTVDANGSATVTVPEKSITDAIKAAQDAAKKAGTEKNGVSVTIDATTGKGASDMTATLTEQSVDALIKAGVIQVQIKGDAVSITLDLPALKAAQATAGGAITVSAKPVAANTLSAAAQNAIGNRPVFSFTLQSGGKPVSNFGGGSAAIAIPYTPQKGEDTGKLCVVYVDDNGGVTYLTDSSYDPNTKALIARTGHFSVYGVGYKADAPAFTDTADHWAKDDIDFVAARGLLSGTGNNQFSPNTDMTRGMFVTALGRLAGIDPAGYKTGKFTDVKAEAYYAPYVNWAAEKGIVSGTTATTFAPDNAVTRQEMAVIMANYAKVLGYTVPKTREAVTFADNSSIASWAKDAAKAMQMAGIIGGKDGNRFDPTGNATRAEVAAVLHRYVELVIDPATAQGWTQNDAGQWLYYENGKPVTGWKQVDGKWYYLDTAGIMQSGGWKQIGGKWYYLCADGSMAVSTKIDGYEVGPDGGRKESQSV from the coding sequence ATGAAAAGAAAATGGAAACGAACGCTATCCATCGTTCTCTCCGTCGCCATGCTGTTCAGCATGACGGGGATGAATACGGTGTTTGCGCTGGAAGGCGGCCCGGCCGTCGGCGCGTCCGGCCTGTGTGAGCATCACAAGGAGCATACCGCCGACTGCGGCTACACCGAGGGGACGCCGGGAACGCCCTGCACCCATGAGCACACGGACGAGTGCTATCGGGAAGCGACCGACTGCACCCACACCCATACGGATGAGTGCTACGGGGACGAGATTCCCACCGCCACCGACAGCGGCGCGGTGGAGCCGGTAAACTGCGCCCACATCTGCGATGAAGAAAGCGGGTGCGTTGCAGAAGAACTGGATTGTCAGCACGAGCACGACGGGGACTGCGGCTACACCGAGGGGACACCGGGAACACCCTGCGCCTTTGTGTGCGGGGAATGCGCGAATGATAAGGTGAATGGCGGTGAAGCCGACAGAGATGATTGCCTGGACCACAGCGGACAGCCCGGCCCGACCCCCACGTCCTGCACTCGTACCGATGGCTGTACGCTTGAGGACGGACACGAGGGTGACTGCGACGGTGCGGTGACTGCAAGCCCGCTCGCCGCCCCGGCGGCCTCTGACACCTACGCCGTCACGCTGAATATCTACATGGACAACGTGGCGGAGACGGGGTCCTACTCCAACATCTTCACCCTCAAGCTCAAGGACAATAAGGCTACGACTGTCCAGATGACCGACACGGGCGCGACCAGAACCGCCAGCGTCCCCAATGGCATCTGGGAGGTGCATATGGCTGGCGGCGGCTACACCGGCGTGGACATCACCGTAAACGGCGGGGCGGTCACCGGGCGGTTCGACCAATATTCCCTCAGCCCCAGCATCAGCTATACGGGTACGGTCAACAGTGCCACGTTGAGTGCGACCGTTACCGGCCCGGGCGGTGAGTCCGGTGAAATTTCTGCCGCTTCGAACACAGTCTTCTTCAGGGGCGACAAGGTGGTGTTCACCGCCACCGGCGAGGGGGCGGACAGCTACACCTACGAATGGAGCGGTACACACGGCGACAGCCCCATCACCGGCACCGGCCAGACCCTTACCATCGACGCGGTGGAAGGGAAAATTGAACTTGCCGTTACCCTCACAGGCGGCGCGAGCACTACCGTCACCACCGCCGAGGCGCTCAAAACGGCACTGGAAGCCGACACCCCCGCTACCATCAGCGTGACGGAAAACATCGCGGGGCTGGGCGGTAGCTACACCGTGGGCGCGGATCATACGCTGGAGATAGCCGACGGCAAAACCGTCTCCACCGGAAATAATACGCTCACCATTCCCGTGGGCAAAACCCTGACCCTGACCGGAACCGGCACGCTGGAGATAAGCGCAACGGACACTTCCAAAATCACAATTTTTGTGCTGGGAACACTCAAGCTATCCAGTGGCAGCAGGCTTGTTGTCGCCAACAGCGGGCAATCCTCCATCGGCGTTTCTCTGAGCACCCCCCTCAGCGACGCCTCTGGTATACTGGAAAGCGACGGCGGCATCATCACCATCAGCAACAGCGGAGAGACGAGCTCAGGCATTAGTGGTCTTATCGATAGAAACAGCGCCACCCTAACACTCACCGGCGGAAGCCTGATGGTGGAAAACACGGCGGGCTACGGAATCGACAGCGTTAAAAATGTGACGATTGCAGGCGGCTGCATCCTGACCCTGGCGAATGAGGGCACAAACATCAGCGGAATACAGCTGGACGAAGTATCGGTCACGGAAAGCACTGTGAACATCATCAACACGGTGGGCAACGGCCTGAGGATCGAGGAGCTGACCATGGATGGCTGCACCGTGACAGTCGCCAACTCGGGCGGCAATGGCATTGACATGCTCCCACGCTGGGAGGGAGGGGCATTTAACCTGAAGGACAGCACCCTCACGCTGAAAAACACCGGCGGCACGGGGCTGAACATCGGCAGTCACAAAAAGCTGATTATCGATAACGCGACCGTCACCATGGAGGCCACCGCACCCAGCGGCGGCAGGGCGCTTTGGGTGAGCGCCATCGACGCTTCGGTGGTTGGCATGGACAGCGAAACACTGACTCTCGTGGAAGGGGTAATCCTGAATCTGGGCGGCACAGAAATATTCAGCGACCGGGGCAGCGTCTATCACGGTCGGGACGACGTCACCGTGACGGCGGAGAACGGCCCCGCCACCAACAAAACGCTCACAGCAGGGGATTACATCTGGGACGGCACGTACTTCACCAAAAAAAGCGACGCCACATGGAACGGCGACGGCGGATTGATTAATATTGCCGACGGCGATACCGTTGCCATAACAAACACCGCTACCGGTACCCTCGCCATTCCCGCAGGCGCGACGGTTACGATAGTCGGTACCGTTACAGACGCGAAACCGGTATCGTTAAATCTTGGCGCAGGGGCAAAGGTAATTTGGGCGGCAAGCTATACCGGCAGCTGTGACAATGGCCCGTTGGTTCGAACTAGCGGTTCCATAACCAGCACAATCGAAATCACCGGCGCGATTATCAATACAGGCACTACTAATGCTGCTGCGATTTCAGTCTCCGGCGACGCCGTCGTCACGGGCGGTACTGTCAGCGGGCAATTATATGGTGTTTATGCAGAAAATGTCACCATCAATACCAGAAGTACGATCACAAGCACAAGTGACGCGGCTATTCAAGCTACCAATGATGTCATCATCAACGGCGGCACGATCACCGGCGGCAGCGAAAACGGCAATGCTGCGATGGTCGTGTATAACGGCAGTATAACGCTTGCCGGCGGCATGATAATTGCCAATCCCGGCGCAAGGGCTGTTTCCAGCGGCACCATTGTCGTCACAGGCAATGTTGCCATACACGGCACTGTGGGCGGCACCGATAGCTGGCCAGCCACCATAACCGTAAACGCGGGCGGCACCCTTACCGTTCCCCAAAGCGGCACCCTTATCGTCAACAATACCGGGACAATCACCAACAACGGCGTGATTGTGAACGACGGTACGATCGTCAACAACGGCACGATCACCAACCATTCGGGCAGCACCTATACGGGAGCAACCCCGACGGGAACCGGTACCTTCACGCCGCCACCGTCCTCCGATACCTACGCCCTGACCGTCACAGACGGCACCGGCGGCGGCAGCTATGCCGAGGGCGCAACCGTCACCATCACGGCAAACGCGGCCACGGACGGCCAGCGCTTCAAGGAGTGGAGCATTTCCCCAGAGGTCACCTTTGCAGAGGGCACAAGCAAGGCCAGCCAAACCGCAAAATTCACCATGCCCGCACAAGCGGTGAACGCAACGGTTGCCTATGAGAGCATCCCGGCAGGCGCAACGGCGGTCACCGGAGTAACACTGAACAAGTCGAGCCTTTCTCTCTACAGCAACTCCACACCAAACACCGCTGCCCTCACTGCCACGGTTTCTCCGGCAGACGCCACCGACAAGACAATGACGTGGGCAAGCGGCAACACGGCTGTGGCAACCGTTGACCAGAACGGCAAGGTTACGGCAGTGGGCAACGGAACAGCTACCATCACAGTCACCACCACGGACGGCGGCTATACTGCCAGCTGCACCGTAAGCGTTTCTACCTATACCAGCAGCGGCGGTTCTGGCGGCGGTGGGGGCGGTTCGTCCTCCAGCCGCGGCACGACAACCGCTACCCCTACCGACCCCGGCAAGCCGGATACGGCCACCAACGCGGAAACCAAGGTGACGCCTACTGTGGATGCAAACGGCAGCGCCACCGTCACCGTGCCTGAAAAGTCCATCACCGATGCCATCAAAGCGGCGCAGGACGCGGCGAAAAAGGCGGGGACAGAGAAAAACGGCGTCTCCGTCACCATCGACGCCACCACGGGCAAGGGCGCAAGCGACATGACAGCGACCCTGACCGAACAATCGGTGGACGCCCTCATCAAAGCGGGCGTCATCCAGGTACAGATCAAGGGCGACGCTGTTAGTATCACCCTCGACCTTCCCGCACTGAAAGCGGCTCAGGCCACGGCAGGCGGCGCGATCACTGTTTCCGCAAAGCCGGTGGCGGCGAATACCCTGTCGGCGGCGGCACAGAACGCCATCGGAAACCGCCCGGTGTTCAGCTTCACGCTGCAAAGCGGCGGTAAGCCGGTCAGCAATTTCGGCGGCGGCTCGGCGGCTATCGCCATTCCCTACACACCGCAAAAGGGCGAGGACACCGGGAAGCTCTGTGTGGTCTATGTGGATGATAACGGCGGCGTAACCTATTTAACGGATTCCAGCTATGACCCGAACACCAAAGCCTTGATCGCCAGAACCGGGCATTTTTCGGTCTACGGCGTGGGCTACAAGGCAGATGCCCCTGCGTTCACCGACACCGCAGACCATTGGGCGAAGGACGACATCGACTTCGTGGCGGCGCGGGGTCTGCTCTCCGGCACCGGGAACAACCAGTTCAGCCCCAATACCGACATGACTCGTGGAATGTTCGTCACGGCGCTGGGGCGGCTGGCCGGTATCGACCCGGCTGGCTATAAAACCGGCAAGTTCACCGATGTAAAAGCAGAGGCCTACTATGCCCCCTATGTGAATTGGGCGGCGGAAAAGGGCATCGTCAGCGGCACCACGGCAACCACCTTCGCCCCGGACAACGCCGTGACCCGTCAGGAGATGGCGGTCATCATGGCAAACTACGCAAAGGTGCTGGGCTACACCGTTCCCAAGACCCGTGAGGCCGTGACCTTTGCGGATAACTCCAGCATCGCAAGCTGGGCGAAGGACGCGGCAAAGGCCATGCAGATGGCTGGTATCATAGGCGGCAAGGACGGAAACCGCTTCGACCCCACCGGCAACGCCACCCGCGCCGAGGTGGCCGCAGTCCTCCACCGTTATGTGGAGCTGGTCATCGATCCGGCCACAGCGCAGGGCTGGACGCAGAACGACGCGGGCCAGTGGCTGTATTACGAAAACGGCAAGCCTGTCACCGGCTGGAAGCAGGTGGACGGCAAGTGGTATTACCTCGATACGGCTGGCATCATGCAGTCCGGCGGCTGGAAGCAGATCGGCGGCAAATGGTACTATCTCTGCGCGGACGGCTCTATGGCGGTCAGTACAAAGATTGACGGTTATGAGGTTGGGCCGGACGGGGGACGAAAGGAATCCCAATCTGTATGA